The genomic segment GGCTCCCTATCTTTCACATTCTATTTATATTGCTTCTCATCTTCATTTTAACATCATTATTTTATAGGTGGTTTTTAGAGAATAAAGGTAGTTCACAGAAAGGTTCTAGCGTTGATCTATTTAAAGCCGCCATAGTTGACGGTATAGGGTTGACTAGACCCAATTCCATTTTTATTAAAAATGTTAAGGGCATCCTTGAGAATGCAGGCTTAAGTGTTGACGTATATGCTGGCGAGAATGTAACGATTGACTTGCTCGGAAAAATTGGCGGTTATGGTCTTTTAATACTTAGGCTTCATAGCGCAATAGACACTACACACCGCTTCCTCTACCTCTTCAGTGCTGAGAGATTCAATAGGACTGAGTATGAAACAAGGTTTAGTAATATACTTGGGGTGGAGCCAACCGCCATTAGGGAGGGCAAAACATTCGAGAATGAGAGCTATTTTGCGCTTAGAGCTGACCTGCTAGGCTACATGAATTATGGTGGATTAAATGGTTCAACCATAATATTAATGGGTTGTAATGGAACAAATTCGGATCACGCAATAGATAGGCTATTTGAAAAGGGTGTTAAGGCGATAATAGCGTGGGATGGCTATGTAGACCTAAACTACACGGACAAAATTACATCAGAACTTATAAAAGCCATCTATGAGGAGGGCTATGATCCCAACGATGCCGTAAGAAAAGTTATGGAGGATTATGGTCCAGACCCAGTCTATAAAAGCGAACTCAAATATTTAGCTAATCCAAGCTAGGTTGTTCCAGATCCAAGTACAGGATCAGCGACCAGCTCTCCAAGGTTGGATGAGGTTTTAATGCATCTCTCAACTAATTCGTCCAGTAGCTCATTTCCAGCCGTCTCCCCACCGTGGCGGCATGATCTCTTGAAAAACATATAAATTGCAGTTAATTCCTTAAATGATCATCCTCTATCAATCATAATTAACTCATTTTTACCTTAAATTTAATTAGATTTAATAATTAGGACAGATCAAAGAGAATTTGTTGACAAAGATGAATTTTGAAAAAATTATTGATAATTTATGTGCTTTGGGCCTCTCAAGAAATGAGGCTAAAATTTATGCGTTTATAATTAAATATGGAGATTGGGTGAGCCCTGAAGAGGTTTCTAAAGCATGCGATATGCATGTTCAAGATGTCTATAAAGTCTTATTATCATTAGAGAGAAAGGGATTAGTTGCCAGAGCACAGTCTAAACCGACAAAAATAATGGCGATTTCTCCAGAAATAGGGCTAAAACAGCTCCTCTCCTCAATGAAACATCAGCTTTATGAGGAGATTAAAATTATGAAAAAATCATATCAGGAGATAAAGAGTGATCTTCCAAAGTTTTCATTCTTTAAATCCCTCCGAAAAAGTAAAAATGCAAAGGTTTTGGTGCTTAAAGGTGATAAAATTTGTGCATCTTTTACTGAACAATTAATCAGAGGATAAAAAACGAGTTAACTATAATAGTGTCTGAA from the Candidatus Bathyarchaeia archaeon genome contains:
- a CDS encoding DNA methyltransferase, producing MFFKRSCRHGGETAGNELLDELVERCIKTSSNLGELVADPVLGSGTT
- a CDS encoding helix-turn-helix domain-containing protein, with protein sequence MNFEKIIDNLCALGLSRNEAKIYAFIIKYGDWVSPEEVSKACDMHVQDVYKVLLSLERKGLVARAQSKPTKIMAISPEIGLKQLLSSMKHQLYEEIKIMKKSYQEIKSDLPKFSFFKSLRKSKNAKVLVLKGDKICASFTEQLIRG